One Cryobacterium psychrophilum DNA segment encodes these proteins:
- a CDS encoding DUF485 domain-containing protein, with protein MSEQLKDASPQSQIDYIAFEKTARFKALKKTRNGFVVPLSAFFLLWYFAYVLAAGYFPEFMATPVFGRINLGLILGLGQFVTTFVITMAYVTFANRKIDPLTEDLRSELERMEKA; from the coding sequence ATGAGTGAACAGTTGAAAGACGCGTCACCACAATCACAAATTGACTACATAGCATTCGAGAAAACGGCACGCTTCAAGGCGCTAAAGAAGACACGGAACGGCTTCGTCGTGCCTTTGTCCGCATTCTTTCTGCTTTGGTACTTCGCCTACGTGCTCGCGGCCGGGTACTTCCCCGAGTTCATGGCGACACCGGTATTCGGCCGCATCAACCTCGGGCTGATACTCGGCCTCGGCCAGTTCGTCACGACGTTCGTCATCACGATGGCATACGTGACTTTCGCGAACCGCAAGATCGACCCCCTCACCGAAGACCTTCGCTCTGAGCTGGAAAGGATGGAAAAAGCATGA
- a CDS encoding solute symporter family protein produces the protein MITSALHTVSTLVKPVENNPVLNISIFLAFVGVTLIVVIRAGRNNKSAADYYTGGRSFTGTQNGFAIAGDYLSAASFLGIVGAIAVTGYDGFMYSIGFLVAWLVALLLVAELMRNTGKFTMADVLSFRLKQGPVRVAAATTTLAVCFFYLLAQMAGAGGLVSLLLGIDDKLGQSIVVVVVGALMIVYVLVGGMKGTTWVQIIKAFLLIIGALAMTIWVMAINGFNLSTLLESAVAVSTSVPADAILAPGLKYGANPLDFISLAIALVLGTAGLPHVLMRFYTVPTAKEARRSVVWAIWLIGGFYIFTLVLGFGAAALVGGETILAAPGGVNSAAPLLSLALGGPLLLGFISAIAFATILAVVAGITITAATSFAHDIYGSVIKKGKGNPDDEVKVARRTVVVIGLLAIAGGIGVQGQNIAFLVALAFAVAASANLPTILYSLFWRGFTTRGAVWSMYGGLTSAIVLIVLSPVFSSTPTSMFGEGVDFAIFPLSNPGIISIPLGFILGWLGSITSTVKESPTLAAEMSVRSLTGFGAEKAVEH, from the coding sequence ATGATCACCAGTGCCCTGCACACGGTTTCGACCCTCGTCAAACCCGTGGAGAATAACCCGGTCCTGAACATCTCGATCTTCCTTGCCTTCGTCGGTGTGACGCTGATCGTCGTGATTCGAGCCGGCCGAAACAACAAGAGCGCGGCCGACTATTATACGGGTGGCCGTTCCTTCACCGGCACGCAGAACGGTTTCGCGATCGCCGGCGACTACCTCTCCGCGGCATCCTTCCTCGGAATCGTCGGGGCCATCGCCGTCACGGGATACGACGGCTTCATGTACTCGATCGGCTTCCTCGTGGCCTGGCTGGTCGCGCTGCTCCTCGTGGCCGAACTCATGCGCAACACCGGCAAGTTCACCATGGCCGATGTTCTCTCATTCCGGCTGAAGCAGGGCCCGGTCCGGGTGGCGGCCGCGACCACGACCCTCGCCGTGTGTTTCTTCTACCTGCTGGCACAGATGGCCGGAGCCGGCGGCCTCGTGTCGCTGCTCCTTGGCATCGACGACAAGCTCGGCCAGTCGATCGTCGTCGTGGTCGTCGGTGCGCTCATGATCGTCTACGTCCTGGTCGGTGGGATGAAGGGCACCACGTGGGTGCAGATCATCAAGGCCTTCCTGCTGATCATCGGCGCACTCGCGATGACCATCTGGGTGATGGCTATCAACGGCTTCAACCTGTCCACACTGCTCGAAAGCGCCGTGGCCGTCTCAACGTCCGTTCCCGCGGATGCGATCCTCGCTCCCGGCCTGAAATACGGCGCCAACCCGCTTGATTTCATCTCCCTCGCCATCGCCCTCGTGCTCGGAACGGCCGGCCTGCCGCACGTTCTGATGCGCTTCTACACGGTGCCCACGGCGAAGGAAGCGCGTCGCTCGGTGGTCTGGGCGATCTGGCTCATCGGTGGTTTCTACATCTTCACCCTGGTCCTCGGCTTCGGCGCCGCGGCCCTCGTAGGTGGCGAAACGATCCTCGCCGCTCCCGGTGGAGTGAATTCGGCCGCTCCCCTGCTGTCGCTCGCCCTCGGCGGTCCGCTTCTGCTCGGCTTCATCTCGGCGATCGCGTTCGCGACGATTCTGGCGGTGGTGGCCGGAATCACGATCACCGCAGCCACGTCCTTCGCGCATGACATCTACGGATCCGTCATCAAAAAGGGCAAGGGCAACCCCGATGACGAGGTCAAGGTTGCGCGTCGCACCGTCGTTGTGATCGGCCTCCTGGCCATTGCCGGTGGTATCGGTGTGCAGGGGCAGAACATTGCCTTCCTGGTGGCCCTGGCCTTCGCCGTTGCGGCGAGCGCCAACCTGCCCACGATCCTGTATTCGCTCTTCTGGCGTGGTTTCACCACCCGCGGCGCGGTCTGGAGCATGTACGGCGGACTCACCTCGGCGATCGTGCTCATCGTGCTCTCGCCGGTGTTCTCCAGCACTCCCACGTCCATGTTCGGTGAGGGCGTCGACTTCGCCATCTTCCCGCTGAGCAACCCGGGCATCATCTCGATCCCGCTCGGGTTCATCCTCGGCTGGCTCGGTTCGATCACGAGCACGGTCAAGGAGAGCCCCACGCTGGCTGCCGAGATGTCCGTTCGGTCCCTCACCGGCTTCGGTGCGGAAAAGGCGGTCGAGCACTAG
- a CDS encoding response regulator yields the protein MTTTGNPIRLALVDDHRMLLGALTEWIRSAADDIDMVAAVTTWPELLTHPEFPVDVVLLDLDLKDNIPVSLKIATLKTTGVKTVLMSTYSEPALVREALAAGALGYLVKSEEAHMIVEAIRAAAVGKSYISAELDYALNSDQTADGPRLSAQERRVMALYGAGEPVKAVAYQLGISEETAKSYLKRIREKYRLAGYDVGTKVALRKRAIHDGILLQTD from the coding sequence GTGACGACAACAGGTAATCCCATTCGTTTGGCTCTCGTCGATGACCATCGGATGCTCTTGGGGGCGCTCACCGAGTGGATCAGAAGTGCGGCAGACGACATCGACATGGTAGCGGCGGTGACCACCTGGCCAGAGCTGCTCACGCATCCCGAGTTCCCTGTGGATGTCGTACTGCTCGATCTCGACCTCAAAGACAACATCCCGGTCTCGCTGAAGATCGCCACCCTCAAGACGACGGGCGTGAAAACGGTGCTCATGAGCACCTACTCCGAACCGGCTCTCGTACGCGAGGCGCTTGCGGCGGGTGCGCTCGGCTATCTCGTCAAGAGCGAAGAAGCCCACATGATCGTGGAGGCAATCCGCGCCGCGGCGGTAGGCAAATCGTACATTTCGGCGGAGCTTGACTACGCACTCAATTCCGACCAGACCGCCGACGGTCCGCGTCTGAGCGCTCAAGAGCGTCGAGTCATGGCCCTCTACGGGGCAGGTGAGCCGGTGAAGGCCGTTGCGTACCAGCTTGGCATCTCCGAGGAGACGGCCAAGTCGTACCTCAAGCGCATCCGCGAGAAGTACCGTCTTGCCGGGTACGACGTGGGAACCAAGGTCGCCCTGCGCAAGCGCGCGATCCACGACGGAATCCTGCTCCAGACCGACTGA
- a CDS encoding SDR family oxidoreductase, translating into MSTRRAVVTGASSGIGAATVRAFGDQGWNVVGVARRADRLAALAEETGAAVFTADLTKQEDVDALRDYLAESGPVHALVNNAGGAKGLDSVESSSLDDWAWMFEINVLAVKRVTSAILPLLRASITEEGTSADIVNVTSIAGHVAYLGGGGYNASKFAAHAMTEVLRLELNGEPIRVIEIAPGMVKTDEFGLVRFGGDAAKAAAAYENVPHPLVAEDVAETIVSSVLRPAHVNIDLIVIKPVAQAAPTRIARGPLRVR; encoded by the coding sequence ATGAGTACACGAAGAGCAGTGGTGACCGGTGCGAGCTCGGGAATCGGAGCCGCCACGGTGCGAGCATTCGGCGATCAGGGCTGGAATGTGGTGGGCGTCGCGCGGCGCGCGGATCGTCTCGCGGCGCTCGCCGAGGAGACCGGGGCAGCGGTCTTCACAGCGGATCTGACGAAGCAGGAGGACGTGGACGCGCTTCGGGACTACCTGGCGGAATCCGGGCCGGTACACGCCCTCGTGAACAACGCGGGCGGTGCCAAGGGGCTCGACTCGGTGGAGAGCTCGAGCCTCGATGACTGGGCCTGGATGTTCGAGATCAACGTGCTTGCCGTCAAGCGCGTGACGAGTGCCATCCTGCCCCTGCTGCGGGCGTCGATAACGGAGGAGGGAACATCCGCTGACATCGTCAATGTCACCTCGATCGCCGGCCACGTGGCCTACCTCGGCGGTGGCGGGTACAACGCTTCCAAGTTCGCTGCCCATGCCATGACCGAGGTGCTGCGGCTCGAGCTGAACGGCGAACCCATCAGGGTGATTGAGATCGCGCCGGGAATGGTGAAAACCGACGAATTCGGTCTCGTTCGCTTCGGTGGTGATGCGGCCAAGGCCGCCGCCGCCTACGAGAACGTTCCCCACCCGCTGGTGGCTGAGGACGTCGCCGAAACGATCGTGTCGAGCGTGCTTCGCCCGGCCCACGTCAACATCGACCTGATCGTGATCAAGCCCGTGGCGCAGGCCGCACCCACCCGAATCGCACGGGGACCGCTGAGAGTTCGTTAG
- a CDS encoding AMP-binding protein: MNGAPPHGSYQHTWQRSINSPEDFWLEAADGIEWNTRPRAALEQRSPTDWSWFPGGRLNTSFNALDRHVHAGRGAQTALIYDSAMTGTQASLTYLELLGRVSKFAGALRANGVGRGDRVIIYLPMIPEAVIAMLACARIGAIHSVVFGGFAANELAARIDDARPSVIVTASGGHEPGRAVEYLPLVQRALALSAGSVHTVIVRNRNTIPGSAADYANEPVSWLDWDVQEESAAPADPVSMASEDPLYILYTSGTTGSPKGIVRDTGGHAVALAWSMRNIYNVEPGDVYWAASDVGWVVGHSYIVYAPLLVGATTVIYEGKPIGTPDAGAFWRVIQQYQVKVLFTAPTAVRAIRRVDPELTELAKYDVSCLASLFLAGERLDPETFHWANDGLHCPVVDHWWQTETGWAICANPLGIEELETRPGSATVPVPGYKIEILNSKGQPVSRVGKDGNIAIRLPLPPGNLLGIWGSKERFSSAYLTAFPGYYATGDSGHFDDDGYLYIMGRTDDVINVAGHRLSTGSLEEVLTLHPAVAECAVLGVHDALKGQRAAGFVTLKAGATIDHDTLATELVALVRDHVGPVAAFRDVTILERLPKTRSGKILRKTIRQIVDGEPYTVPPTIEDPTVLDDLKSALDASANKAPVPRALVEPT, from the coding sequence ATGAATGGCGCACCACCGCACGGGTCGTATCAGCACACGTGGCAGCGGAGCATTAACTCCCCCGAAGATTTCTGGCTGGAAGCCGCAGACGGCATCGAGTGGAACACGCGACCGCGCGCGGCACTAGAGCAGCGTTCCCCCACGGACTGGTCCTGGTTCCCCGGCGGACGCCTGAACACCAGCTTCAATGCCCTGGATCGGCACGTCCATGCCGGCCGAGGGGCACAAACCGCGTTGATCTACGACTCGGCAATGACGGGCACACAGGCATCACTGACCTACCTTGAACTTCTCGGGCGCGTGTCAAAGTTTGCTGGCGCGCTCCGTGCCAACGGCGTCGGCCGCGGCGACCGCGTCATTATCTACCTGCCCATGATCCCGGAAGCCGTCATCGCGATGCTCGCCTGTGCTCGCATTGGCGCCATCCACTCGGTCGTTTTCGGCGGATTCGCCGCCAATGAACTCGCCGCGCGCATCGATGATGCTCGTCCGTCCGTGATCGTCACGGCATCGGGCGGCCACGAACCCGGTCGCGCAGTGGAATACCTCCCCCTCGTGCAGCGAGCACTCGCCCTCAGCGCTGGTTCCGTGCACACGGTGATCGTGCGCAATCGGAACACCATCCCCGGCTCCGCCGCGGACTACGCCAACGAGCCGGTGTCCTGGCTGGACTGGGACGTCCAGGAGGAGTCCGCTGCACCCGCCGATCCGGTCAGCATGGCCTCAGAGGACCCGCTCTATATTCTCTACACGTCAGGCACCACGGGAAGCCCCAAAGGAATCGTGCGCGATACCGGTGGCCACGCCGTCGCCCTCGCCTGGTCAATGCGAAACATTTACAACGTCGAGCCGGGAGATGTCTATTGGGCCGCCTCGGACGTGGGCTGGGTGGTCGGCCATTCGTATATCGTCTACGCCCCACTCCTGGTGGGCGCCACGACGGTCATCTACGAGGGCAAACCCATTGGGACCCCGGATGCCGGTGCCTTCTGGCGCGTCATCCAGCAGTACCAGGTCAAGGTGCTCTTCACCGCGCCCACGGCCGTTCGGGCGATCCGACGGGTTGACCCCGAACTCACAGAACTCGCGAAGTACGACGTGTCCTGCCTCGCCAGCCTCTTCCTCGCCGGAGAACGCCTCGACCCAGAGACATTTCACTGGGCCAACGACGGACTGCACTGCCCCGTCGTCGACCACTGGTGGCAGACGGAAACCGGATGGGCGATCTGCGCCAATCCTCTCGGAATCGAGGAGCTCGAAACACGTCCGGGTTCGGCCACTGTTCCGGTTCCCGGATACAAGATTGAGATCCTCAATTCAAAGGGGCAGCCCGTCAGCCGGGTGGGCAAAGACGGCAACATCGCGATTCGACTTCCCCTGCCCCCGGGTAACCTGCTGGGAATCTGGGGAAGCAAGGAACGATTCTCGAGCGCCTACCTCACGGCCTTCCCCGGCTACTACGCCACGGGTGACTCCGGTCATTTCGACGACGACGGGTACCTCTACATCATGGGGCGCACCGACGACGTGATCAACGTTGCCGGGCATCGGCTCTCGACGGGGTCGCTCGAAGAGGTCCTCACGCTGCATCCCGCCGTCGCCGAGTGTGCCGTTCTCGGCGTGCACGACGCTCTCAAGGGACAGCGCGCGGCTGGCTTCGTCACCCTCAAGGCCGGCGCCACCATCGATCACGACACCCTGGCCACGGAACTCGTGGCCCTCGTTCGCGACCACGTGGGCCCCGTCGCGGCGTTCCGTGATGTGACGATTCTCGAACGCCTCCCCAAGACCCGATCGGGCAAGATTCTGCGCAAGACCATTCGCCAGATCGTGGACGGAGAGCCGTACACGGTTCCCCCCACCATCGAGGACCCCACCGTTCTGGATGACCTCAAGAGTGCACTCGACGCCTCCGCCAACAAGGCACCGGTTCCGCGCGCACTCGTCGAACCGACGTGA
- a CDS encoding bifunctional o-acetylhomoserine/o-acetylserine sulfhydrylase, producing MSDNAAQWKFETKQVHSGARPDPVTNARATPIYQTTSYVFNSSEHAQNLFALAEFGNIYTRIQNPTQAVVEERVAALEGGTGALLVASGQSASTFSVLNIAQAGDHIVSSSSIYGGTYNLFKYTLAKLGIETTFVEDQDDAEEWRRAVRPNTKLFFAETIGNPRINVLDISLVADVAHSSGVPLIVDNTIATPYLIRPFEHGADIVVHSATKFLGGHGAVIGGVIVDGGKFEWTKNVEKFPGLTEPDPSYHGASYTTAVGEGLAYIIKARVQLLRDLGSSIAPASAWQLIQGIETLSLRIERHVQNAQEIAEWLESHADIASVNYAGLPSSPWYATANKYAPQGVGAVLSFELKGGVDAGRALVDNLELFSHLANIGDVRSLVIHPASTTHAQLTPEQQLTAGVTPGLVRLSVGIENVADLKADLETGLAAARAVVTASRANA from the coding sequence ATGAGCGACAACGCCGCACAGTGGAAGTTCGAAACCAAGCAGGTTCACTCCGGTGCACGTCCCGATCCGGTGACGAACGCGCGGGCCACCCCGATCTACCAGACCACCTCGTATGTGTTCAACAGCTCAGAGCACGCCCAGAACCTTTTCGCCCTGGCCGAGTTCGGCAACATCTACACCCGCATCCAGAACCCCACCCAGGCCGTCGTCGAAGAACGCGTCGCGGCGCTTGAGGGCGGCACCGGCGCCCTCCTCGTGGCGTCCGGCCAGTCGGCCTCCACCTTCTCCGTACTCAACATCGCCCAGGCCGGTGACCACATTGTGTCGTCGAGCTCCATCTACGGCGGCACCTACAACCTCTTCAAGTACACACTCGCCAAGCTCGGCATCGAGACGACCTTTGTTGAAGACCAGGACGACGCCGAGGAATGGCGCCGCGCGGTTCGCCCGAACACGAAGCTGTTCTTCGCGGAGACCATCGGCAACCCCCGGATCAACGTGCTCGACATCAGCCTGGTCGCCGACGTGGCCCACAGCAGTGGCGTGCCTCTCATCGTCGATAACACCATTGCGACGCCGTACCTGATTCGCCCGTTCGAGCACGGCGCGGACATTGTCGTGCACTCAGCCACCAAGTTCCTCGGCGGCCACGGCGCCGTCATCGGCGGCGTCATCGTGGACGGCGGAAAGTTCGAGTGGACCAAGAACGTTGAGAAGTTCCCCGGCCTGACGGAGCCCGACCCCTCGTACCACGGCGCCAGCTACACGACCGCCGTCGGAGAGGGACTGGCCTACATCATCAAGGCGCGCGTGCAGTTGCTGCGCGACCTCGGTTCATCGATCGCCCCGGCGAGCGCGTGGCAGCTGATCCAGGGCATCGAGACCCTCAGTCTCCGCATCGAGCGCCACGTGCAGAACGCGCAGGAGATCGCCGAGTGGCTCGAAAGCCACGCCGATATCGCGTCGGTCAACTACGCGGGACTGCCCTCGAGCCCCTGGTACGCCACGGCCAACAAGTATGCCCCGCAGGGCGTCGGCGCTGTGCTCTCCTTCGAGCTCAAGGGCGGCGTCGATGCCGGCCGTGCCCTCGTCGACAACCTCGAGCTGTTCAGCCACCTCGCCAACATCGGCGACGTGCGGTCGCTCGTGATCCATCCCGCGTCCACGACGCACGCGCAGCTCACGCCCGAACAGCAGCTCACCGCCGGCGTCACTCCCGGGCTCGTACGCCTGTCGGTTGGCATCGAGAATGTGGCGGATCTCAAGGCTGACCTTGAGACGGGACTTGCGGCCGCTCGCGCCGTCGTCACCGCCTCTCGCGCCAACGCATAG
- a CDS encoding sensor histidine kinase, which yields MQRILKERDRLLRKSAQAYGLAGSVAVLVCLLIPGGIASGARQGSIVLVLLMAGGQYILGRTGAIRWALLTVACGIGIILLVGLDSPPSVPLNLVEEATLGIVAAVPMSCVAMVLVVSRTRIFVLLGSFSATMAAIIVVVSIHSATPLPLALGITGWLSCTMAGWWIAQSVPRVMHRIAAIGRAHRAERHASEVEAQRRTDARLLHDTVLATLTLLAHSGVGVTPLALRQQSGDDARLLRQLRLGGMPSPRRSGVYTLEATSESTLGTTLESVRQRFVRMGLEVDWHGSGEVRLPADVLDSFLLALGECLENVRRHSGVLHADVTITDDATTVRAMVTDAGVGFDLARVSTERLGVAESVVARLRAVGGNARLFSSPGSGTTVVLEVPK from the coding sequence ATGCAACGAATACTAAAGGAGCGCGACCGCCTTCTCCGAAAATCCGCTCAGGCCTATGGTCTGGCCGGATCGGTCGCCGTACTGGTCTGCCTGCTCATTCCCGGCGGGATCGCATCCGGTGCCCGTCAGGGTTCCATCGTGCTCGTGCTCCTCATGGCCGGTGGCCAGTACATTCTCGGCCGCACCGGTGCTATCCGCTGGGCGCTCCTGACGGTCGCCTGCGGAATCGGCATCATTCTCCTGGTCGGACTGGACAGCCCTCCGAGCGTGCCTCTCAACCTGGTCGAGGAAGCCACCCTCGGCATTGTCGCAGCGGTTCCCATGAGCTGCGTAGCCATGGTGCTCGTGGTCAGTCGCACGCGTATCTTCGTTCTGCTGGGCTCCTTCTCCGCAACGATGGCTGCCATTATCGTCGTCGTCTCGATTCACTCGGCCACGCCGTTGCCGCTCGCGCTCGGCATCACGGGGTGGCTCTCGTGCACCATGGCCGGATGGTGGATCGCGCAGAGCGTTCCCCGCGTCATGCACCGCATCGCCGCCATTGGTCGCGCACACCGCGCCGAACGCCACGCTAGCGAGGTGGAGGCCCAGCGGCGCACCGACGCTCGCCTACTGCACGACACGGTGCTGGCCACCCTGACCCTGCTCGCGCATTCCGGTGTCGGGGTGACTCCGCTCGCCCTGAGGCAGCAGTCGGGTGACGATGCCCGGCTTCTGCGCCAGCTGCGCCTCGGCGGGATGCCCAGTCCACGCCGCTCCGGGGTCTACACACTCGAGGCGACCAGCGAGTCCACCCTGGGAACAACGCTTGAATCGGTACGCCAACGCTTTGTCCGCATGGGGCTCGAGGTCGACTGGCACGGCAGCGGTGAGGTGCGCCTGCCCGCCGATGTTCTCGATTCCTTTCTGCTCGCGCTCGGCGAGTGTCTCGAAAACGTGCGGCGACACTCCGGTGTATTGCACGCCGACGTGACGATCACCGACGACGCCACAACCGTCCGAGCCATGGTGACGGATGCCGGGGTCGGCTTCGATCTGGCACGCGTCAGTACGGAACGGCTCGGGGTGGCCGAATCCGTCGTTGCGCGCCTCCGCGCCGTCGGCGGAAACGCCCGGTTGTTCTCCTCCCCGGGCTCCGGCACCACCGTCGTCCTTGAGGTACCCAAATGA
- a CDS encoding acyltransferase family protein — translation MSASPPATIQPTTRRVPLWDNARWITVTLVVVGHAILKLIAESDSAYAMYLFIYAFHVPIFVAVSGYFAKSGPPGMRQLQRLLTDIVFPYVIFETIWTCVRWLLGGKFNLDYSTASWTLWFLLALIIWRITLPYLVMLRYPLLISIILSISSGYIDSIDSTFTLSRTIGLFPFFVFGWKLRQWQITDRWLQLRTADIWKWRAGALALLTTVYLLISLNIGPLRTLKMRQFLLYDDSYSAFGYTQFWAGGVRLAFIFLAFALIVAFLLLMPRRATWFTPFGSATMYIYLLHSFVLFPLRETGVLDGPQPAWALPGMIALSVIISVVLSLTPVRNVVRPFVEPRARWLFRPTAATPTGTIVLPQRDRK, via the coding sequence ATGAGCGCATCGCCCCCCGCCACAATTCAGCCGACCACGCGACGGGTTCCCCTGTGGGACAACGCCAGGTGGATCACGGTCACGCTCGTGGTGGTAGGGCACGCGATCCTCAAGTTGATTGCCGAGTCCGATTCGGCCTACGCGATGTACCTCTTCATCTATGCCTTCCACGTGCCCATTTTCGTGGCGGTCAGCGGCTATTTCGCCAAATCGGGCCCCCCAGGCATGCGCCAGTTGCAGCGCCTGCTCACGGACATCGTCTTCCCCTATGTGATCTTCGAGACCATTTGGACCTGTGTGCGCTGGCTGCTCGGCGGCAAATTCAACCTGGACTATTCGACCGCAAGCTGGACGCTCTGGTTCCTGCTCGCGCTGATAATATGGCGCATCACCCTGCCGTATCTCGTGATGCTGCGCTACCCGCTGCTGATCAGCATCATCCTCTCGATCAGTTCGGGCTACATTGACAGCATTGACAGCACTTTCACACTCTCGCGAACGATCGGCCTGTTCCCGTTCTTCGTCTTCGGCTGGAAGCTGCGCCAGTGGCAAATCACCGACCGGTGGCTGCAGCTGCGCACCGCCGACATCTGGAAGTGGCGAGCAGGCGCCCTCGCCCTGCTCACGACCGTGTACCTGCTCATCTCGCTCAACATCGGGCCGCTGCGCACGCTCAAGATGCGCCAGTTCCTGCTCTACGACGACAGCTATTCTGCGTTCGGCTATACGCAGTTCTGGGCCGGCGGCGTGCGCCTGGCCTTCATATTTCTCGCCTTTGCGCTGATCGTGGCATTTCTGCTTCTCATGCCGCGTCGCGCCACGTGGTTCACGCCCTTCGGCTCGGCCACGATGTACATCTACCTGCTCCACAGCTTTGTGCTCTTTCCGCTGCGGGAAACCGGAGTTCTCGACGGACCGCAGCCAGCCTGGGCCCTGCCGGGCATGATCGCGCTGAGCGTGATCATCTCCGTGGTCCTCTCCCTCACACCCGTGCGGAATGTGGTTCGCCCCTTCGTGGAACCGCGAGCCCGGTGGCTCTTCAGACCGACAGCGGCGACCCCCACCGGCACGATCGTGCTGCCGCAGCGAGACCGTAAGTAG
- the metX gene encoding homoserine O-acetyltransferase MetX, which yields MEWQLPSDTVPSSFITEAQARSLLGKPPASGAWRDGDPVGHRLFEDIGPLHFEAGGSLPSVRMAYETWGRLSPTGDNAILVLHALTGDSHLRGPAEPGHKTAGWWGGIVGPGLAIDTDRYFVVAPNMLGGCQGSAGPSSVAPDGLEWGARFPYLTIRDQVAAQIALTDRLGIDRWAAVVGGSMGGMHALEWAIEVPDRVERLAILAAPPVTTADQIALNSVQLEAVRTDPSFCSGSYYDAKDGDGPTRGLALARRMALLNYRSPAELNLRFDRSWQSPISPLGEGGRFAVESYLDFHGNKFTRRFDANSYVVLVEAMNTHDIGRGRDGVEAALSVVTARALVVGIDSDRLFPVGGQEAIAKHLRGNIDGQKPVIIHSQYGHDSFLIENEAVSIQFQRLLA from the coding sequence ATGGAATGGCAACTACCCTCAGACACGGTCCCCTCCAGCTTCATCACTGAAGCCCAGGCACGGTCGCTTCTGGGCAAACCTCCGGCGTCCGGCGCGTGGCGTGACGGCGACCCCGTTGGCCACCGTCTCTTCGAGGACATCGGCCCCCTCCACTTTGAAGCAGGCGGGAGCCTGCCCTCCGTGCGCATGGCTTACGAGACATGGGGTCGGCTCTCCCCCACGGGCGACAACGCCATCCTCGTGCTCCACGCCCTCACCGGCGACAGTCACCTGCGCGGGCCGGCGGAGCCCGGTCACAAGACGGCCGGGTGGTGGGGCGGAATTGTGGGGCCGGGGCTGGCCATAGACACCGACCGCTACTTCGTCGTCGCCCCCAACATGCTCGGCGGCTGCCAGGGCAGCGCCGGACCGTCCTCCGTCGCCCCGGACGGTCTGGAGTGGGGAGCCCGCTTCCCCTACCTGACCATCCGGGATCAGGTGGCCGCTCAGATCGCCCTCACCGACCGGCTGGGCATCGATCGCTGGGCCGCGGTCGTGGGCGGTTCCATGGGCGGCATGCACGCACTCGAATGGGCCATCGAGGTTCCTGATCGCGTCGAGCGGCTGGCGATTCTCGCGGCGCCGCCGGTGACGACGGCCGACCAGATCGCCCTCAACTCCGTGCAGCTTGAGGCGGTACGAACCGACCCGTCCTTCTGCTCGGGCAGCTACTATGATGCCAAAGACGGAGATGGCCCCACGAGGGGCCTTGCACTCGCCCGGCGCATGGCCCTTCTCAACTACCGCAGCCCAGCCGAATTGAACCTGAGGTTCGACCGGTCCTGGCAGAGTCCGATCAGCCCCCTGGGCGAGGGCGGCCGGTTCGCGGTGGAGTCTTACCTCGATTTTCATGGCAACAAATTCACCCGCCGCTTCGACGCAAACAGCTACGTTGTGCTGGTCGAAGCCATGAACACGCACGACATCGGTCGGGGGCGAGACGGCGTCGAAGCGGCCCTATCCGTCGTTACTGCCCGAGCGCTCGTCGTGGGGATTGACAGCGACCGGCTCTTTCCCGTCGGGGGCCAGGAAGCCATAGCAAAGCACCTCAGAGGTAACATTGATGGCCAGAAACCAGTCATCATACACTCGCAGTACGGCCATGACAGTTTTTTGATCGAAAATGAGGCCGTCAGCATACAATTCCAGAGATTGCTGGCCTAA